One Rhodoflexus caldus genomic window, TGGTCTAAGCCTAATTGCTTAATGAATGCCAAGGCTACTACCGAAAACGCTTCATTGACTTCAAAATAGTCAATGTCGCCTAAGTTCAAACCTGCTTTTTTCAGTGCACGCTCTGCTGCCGGTACGGGAGCAGTAGTGAACCACTCGGGTGCTTGCGCTGCGTCGGCAAATGATACGATGCGTGCCAAAGGTTTCAGGTTCAGGGCTTTAACCTGTTCGCCGCTGACGATGGCAAGGGCTGCCGCGCCGTCGTTGATGGTGCTGGCATTGGCGGCTGTAACGCTGCCGTCTTTGGTGAATACTGGCTTCAGTGTCGGGATTTTATCAAAGAAAACGTTTTTGTATTCTTCGTCTTCTACCATCATAACAGGGTCGCCTTTTTTCTGCGGAATGGCAATCGGAGTGATTTCGTTCTTGAAACGACCTTCGGCCGTAGCTTCAGCGGCACGCTTGTAAGACTGAATCGCATAGGCATCCTGCTCTTCACGGCTGATTTCGTATTTGGTAGCCGTAGCGTCGGCGCATACACCCATGGCACAGCCTTGATAGCGGTCGGTCAGACCGTCATAAACCAAGCCGTCCAAGATTTCGCCGTTGCCGTACTTGTAGCCGTAGCGCGCTTTGGGGATGTAGTACGGCACGTTGCTCATGCTTTCCATACCGCCCGCAATGATGATGTCATTTTGTCCGCTCATAATACTTTGTGCGGCAAACATTACGGCTTTCATGCCCGATGCACACACTTTATTGATGGTAGTACAGGGTACGTGGTAGCCCAGCCCGGCATAGATAGCTGTCTGACGTGCGGGAGCCTGCCCCAATCCGGCGGCAATTACGTTGCCCATGAAAACTTCTTCTACCTGCTCTCCGGTAAGTCCGGCGCGGGAAACAGCCGCCTTAACGACTT contains:
- a CDS encoding thiolase family protein — protein: MKEAYIVSAARTPIGSFGGSLAGFTATQLGAEVVKAAVSRAGLTGEQVEEVFMGNVIAAGLGQAPARQTAIYAGLGYHVPCTTINKVCASGMKAVMFAAQSIMSGQNDIIIAGGMESMSNVPYYIPKARYGYKYGNGEILDGLVYDGLTDRYQGCAMGVCADATATKYEISREEQDAYAIQSYKRAAEATAEGRFKNEITPIAIPQKKGDPVMMVEDEEYKNVFFDKIPTLKPVFTKDGSVTAANASTINDGAAALAIVSGEQVKALNLKPLARIVSFADAAQAPEWFTTAPVPAAERALKKAGLNLGDIDYFEVNEAFSVVALAFIKQLGLDQAKVNVNGGAVSIGHPLGCSGARIITTLVNVLHQRNGKYGLAAICNGGGGASALIVERV